Genomic DNA from Mesorhizobium sp. 131-2-1:
CGAATTGTGGTGCACCGAATGCACCCATTTGTAGAGCAGCGGCCAATGGATCGCCCGGTGCAGCAGGTAGAAGTGCGTCTCGTGGATGATCGGCACCAGCAATGCCAGGCAGAACAGGTAGACCGGGTGTTCGGCAACGGTCAGCCACGGCACATAACCGTTGGCGTAGGAGTAGAGGATCGCGACCTCGATCGTGGTCCAGATCGGCATGCCGGTGCCGAAGGTGCGCAGCATGTTGTCGAGGTTCTGGTTCTCGAAGAAGAAGGCCTTGCTCTTCTGTTCCGATGGCCATTTGCCGTTGTATTTGAAGCGGTTGCCCTGGGCTCTCAAAATGTAGAGTCGAAGCTCGAAGACGCCGAAGAAGACGAGCAGCGCCGCGCAGTTGACGATGAACAGACGCAGGATCCAGCCGACGGAGAGCGTCTTCATCACCACGGCGTCGGGCAGCACGAAATGCCACCACGCCACGGCCGAGAGCGCGAATAGAACATTGTAGGGCAGGAAATAGCTCGGCAGCCATTTCAGTAAGGCGAGCGGGCGCGGCGGGAAGACGAAGAGCGGCGCGGTCCCGGCCGGTTCGTTCGGAGCCCAGTCGCCCCTTTTGTTGCGCGTGCCGTATTGCAGGTCGTCCATGGCTGATCTCACAGGGATTGAGAGAGAGTGAGGAAGCGGTCGTAGGCGGCATCGTCCATGTCCACCTGGTGCTTCGCTTCCGGGTAGGCGCCTCCGGCAACGTCGCGGCCGAAGGCGCGGAAGGCGGCGATGCGCTTTTCCTGCAGCTCGGCCTCCAGCGTGACGAAGTCGGCATAGCGCTTGGCGTGGCGCGGATAGTGACCGGCATGGGTGCCGAGCACATCGCAGGAGAACAGGTACTGCGTGTCGCATGCGCTGCCGCAGCCCATGCCCATGGTGATCAGCGGGGTCGAGCGGGTGATGTGCTCGGCGAGCCTGACCGGCACCACTTCGACCTCAATGCAGGCGGCCCCGGCATTCTCGATGTCCTTTGCCGCGCGCAGGACCTTGAAGGCCTCTTCCGCCGTGCGGCCGACGGCGCGGAAATTCGTCCAGGTGGCGCGGTTCGGCACCAGGCCGACATGGCCGGTGACCGGGATGCCCTCCTCAGCCATAGCCTCGATGAAGCGCGGCGAATGCGAGCAATAGACCGCATCGGCGCCGCGCTTCATCATGGTAAAGCCGAGCCGCACCGCCTCATCCGGCGAGGCGACCGCGCCATGCGGCATGCCGACGGAGAGGAAGGCGAAGGGTGCCGCCTGGCGGATCAATTCCAGATTGTGGTCGGGTTCGCAGGAGAGGATGACGATGTCGCAGGCCACCGCGGCGGAAGCCTCGGCCGGCGTGTCGACATGCAGCTGCAGCCATTTCCGGCTGCCCTTGGCGCTCTGCAAATCGTAGGCCGTCAATCTTCTCGCCACGTGATGTCCTCCCGTTTGTGTCGGGATAACACCGCGACCGGCGGAGCGCCGCTCGTTCCTTGATCAAATCAGATCAAAGGTTCTCGGCGGTGAAGGTGACGAAGCGGATCGGCGGGTTGTCGACCGGCAGGTCGTGCAGGTTCAGCGCCGCCAGCACAAGGTCGATGGCGCGCCTGGCCTGCGCCTCCGGCGCCTGGTCGAGCACGACGTCCATCGTGCCGTCGCGCAAGGCGCGCGTGCTGCGTTCGGTTAGTTCGTGGCCGACGAAGAAGATTTCGCGGCCGCGCGGGTGGCGCCGCAGCACCTCGTTCAGCGCCGTGTTGGCGCCGCCGGCATTGTAGAGGCCGGCAAGGTCCGGCCAGCGCTTCAGCGACTCGTGCAGTTGCTCGGCGTTGCGGTCGCCGTCGTCGAAACCGAACAGCGCCGCCACCGGCTCGAACTCGCCGCCGGCCTCGATGAGATAGTCGAAGAAGCCGCGAACCCGGTCGCGGTGGACGCGGTAGATATGGCTGTGGCAGACGGCGGCCACCTTGCCCGGCTGCCGCTGCATGCGCGCCATCAGCAGGCCGGCCATGCGGCCGGCGGCGTAGTTGTCGATGCCGACATAGGTGCTCCTGGTGCCGGAGATCTGGGTGACGATCTGCACGGTCGGGATGTTTTCCGCCTCGAGCTTGCGCAAGGCGGCGCTCACCAGCGGATGGTCGGGCACTGCGAGGATGAGGGCTGCTCGGCGCATCTCCGGATCGAGGATGCGCGCGGCGATCGCCGCCGGGTTCGATTCGTCGAGGAAGGTGCGGTGGACGGCAATGGTTCGGTCGAGCGTCGCGGCGATGCGCTCGAAGGCGCGCGACAGCCGCGCGAAGAAGGTGGCGTCCGGCCTGACCAGGATCACCTCGATGCGGATGACGCCGCGATGCGCCTCGGGCAGGCGGCGCGGATAGTCGAGTGAGCGTGCCGCCGCGACCACCTTCTCGACGGTCGCCGGGCGCACCCCGCCCCTGCCGTTCAGCACGCGCTCGACGGTCGCGGTGCCGACGCCGGCGCGGCGGGCGATCTCGAGGAAGGTGGGTTTTGGAATAGGCAGGCTCCCGGCAGCAGCGACGCGCAGCCTAATCCTTCTGCCTTTGCGGGAGAAGGTGCCGTCCCATCAGCAAATGCTAATTGACAGCCCATTGGAAACGGCGCTGATTGGCGCTCGCAGAAATTGCGCCAGACGGGCGATTTCGACCCCGTCGGGCATCACCCTCGGGAGGGCCTGAAATGCCAACGGTCATCGGCCATCACAACATCACGAAAGGCGCCAAGCACTGGCTGACATCGCCGAAGCGTAAGGAGATTTTCGCCCCGCTCGGGATCACCAACATCCGCACATTCGTCGATCCGCAGAACCCGAACAGGGTGGCTGTGATGATGGACGTCCCCGACATGGACAAGCTTGCGGCGCTGATGCAGAGTAAAGCAGCCGCCGATGCCATGGAGTTTGACGGTGTCGTACCGGAATCGCTGGTGATCCTGGTAGAAGAAAAGGGATAGCCGGGGCGCTGGCTTCGGGCGGCGCGCTCAACGAAGCAAGCTGGATCAGGCGAGATAGGTCCGGCATAGCCGCATATGGCGTCGGATGCCTTTCGGTCGAAAATCGAGCCGAAACAAAGAATTATATGCTAGCCTCGCGAGCAATCGAATGCACCGCGAGGGACGGCAATGCTGGAAACGGACAAAGTGTTTGCCGGCTCTGTTCCGGAAAACTACGACCGCCATATGGTGCCACTGATCTTCGAGCCCTACGCAGCGGACCTAGCAGGGCGGGCAGCGTCCCTGTCGCCCGGCGCGGTTCTGGAAACCGCCGCGGGAACCGGGGTTGTCACCCGCGCACTGGCGCCAAAACTGTCTCCCGCCACCACCTATGTCGTGACCGACCTCAACCAGCCGATGCTCGACCACGCCGCCTCGCGGCAAGCTCCCGACAGCCGCATCACATGGCGCCAGGCGGATGCGCTGGGGCTGCCGTTTGAAGATGCCGCCTTCGATCTCGTCTGCTGCCAGTTCGGCGCGATGTTCTTTCCCGACCGCACGGCCGGCTACCGCGAAGCCAGGCGGGTCCTGAAACCCGGAGGGCGTTTCCTGTTCAACGTCTGGGATCGCATTGAGGAGAATGTCTTTGCCGATGATGTGACCAATGCCCTGGCAATGATTTTCCCGGACGACCCACCGCGATTCCTGGCGCGCACGCCGCACGGCTACCACGACAAGGCGCTGATCCGTCGAGAGCTGGAGGACGCGGGTTTCTCGCACGTGGTGATCGAGACGAGGGCCGAGCAAAGCCGTGCAGCCTCGCCGCGCCTTCCGGCCGTCGCCTATTGCCAGGGAACGCTGCTTCGCAATGAGATCGTGGCCAGGGACGCGGGGAAACTGCAGGCCGCGACCGACTACGCCGAAGCCATGATCAAGGACAAGCACGGCAGCGGCGCGGTTGCCGCCAAGATCCAGGCGCATGTGATTGTGGCTGTGGCGTAGGGGGAAGCGCCCTCCTTCTCCATGCGGCCCTTTTCGACCGCACTGGAACTTTTTGCATGGCTAATGTTTTCTTAACCGCGCGCTCGCAGTCTCGACGGGGGCGCGTTGCAATGGCCTTGCGAAAACGTCTGCTTGGGAGGCGTCATGCCAATTCGTCGAAAAGCTCAGGAC
This window encodes:
- a CDS encoding sterol desaturase family protein → MDDLQYGTRNKRGDWAPNEPAGTAPLFVFPPRPLALLKWLPSYFLPYNVLFALSAVAWWHFVLPDAVVMKTLSVGWILRLFIVNCAALLVFFGVFELRLYILRAQGNRFKYNGKWPSEQKSKAFFFENQNLDNMLRTFGTGMPIWTTIEVAILYSYANGYVPWLTVAEHPVYLFCLALLVPIIHETHFYLLHRAIHWPLLYKWVHSVHHNSVNPSPWSSLSMHPVEQFGYLGVALWHLVIPSNPLLALYQLHYAGFGAIPGHVGFDKVELGENTSVDSHAYIHYLHHKYFEVNYGDGLIPFDRWLGTFHDGSKDGEARMQARYEKKKARANAAAK
- a CDS encoding 3-methyl-2-oxobutanoate hydroxymethyltransferase is translated as MTAYDLQSAKGSRKWLQLHVDTPAEASAAVACDIVILSCEPDHNLELIRQAAPFAFLSVGMPHGAVASPDEAVRLGFTMMKRGADAVYCSHSPRFIEAMAEEGIPVTGHVGLVPNRATWTNFRAVGRTAEEAFKVLRAAKDIENAGAACIEVEVVPVRLAEHITRSTPLITMGMGCGSACDTQYLFSCDVLGTHAGHYPRHAKRYADFVTLEAELQEKRIAAFRAFGRDVAGGAYPEAKHQVDMDDAAYDRFLTLSQSL
- a CDS encoding LacI family DNA-binding transcriptional regulator — its product is MPKPTFLEIARRAGVGTATVERVLNGRGGVRPATVEKVVAAARSLDYPRRLPEAHRGVIRIEVILVRPDATFFARLSRAFERIAATLDRTIAVHRTFLDESNPAAIAARILDPEMRRAALILAVPDHPLVSAALRKLEAENIPTVQIVTQISGTRSTYVGIDNYAAGRMAGLLMARMQRQPGKVAAVCHSHIYRVHRDRVRGFFDYLIEAGGEFEPVAALFGFDDGDRNAEQLHESLKRWPDLAGLYNAGGANTALNEVLRRHPRGREIFFVGHELTERSTRALRDGTMDVVLDQAPEAQARRAIDLVLAALNLHDLPVDNPPIRFVTFTAENL
- a CDS encoding class I SAM-dependent methyltransferase, with the translated sequence MLETDKVFAGSVPENYDRHMVPLIFEPYAADLAGRAASLSPGAVLETAAGTGVVTRALAPKLSPATTYVVTDLNQPMLDHAASRQAPDSRITWRQADALGLPFEDAAFDLVCCQFGAMFFPDRTAGYREARRVLKPGGRFLFNVWDRIEENVFADDVTNALAMIFPDDPPRFLARTPHGYHDKALIRRELEDAGFSHVVIETRAEQSRAASPRLPAVAYCQGTLLRNEIVARDAGKLQAATDYAEAMIKDKHGSGAVAAKIQAHVIVAVA